In one window of Streptomyces griseus subsp. griseus DNA:
- a CDS encoding carboxylesterase/lipase family protein encodes MTSRTSSGLPRRTFVVTAAAAAAAAATAGPAVPAAAATAAHRAPRPRTGSVVVRTTAGRIAGQRLDDVTVFRGVPYAAPPVGPLRFASPRPPEPWNGIRDATAFGAPALQTDYLPDSSEDCLYANVWTPGTTGRRPVVVYIHGGGWFLGAGSEPDYDGAKPAVRGDMVVINFNYRLGLLGWGLHEEFTDRRTSSFANWGLQDQAALLRWVQANAAAFGGDPGNITLAGTSAGGSSTWQLSLLPQLRGVIRRAVPISVKHVWNPASSTTPQESREVYALLASRLGTTVAGLRGVSGLELKAAWETLYSGDPSERPVTGWREYRGPVPDGQWMRGYDHELPTPRIPIMPVYARTEGSFFTGGPGYPYPGPLPTDDAELREAVFMVLRKGGARVGLRDADQAIAFYRKATVADGLPQDPMSLWTEIWGDGLFRYQIIRLAERHARQGRSPQYLMEFAQPVRAPYSGTPHEATSKFLFGSHALPVNEPAYGDGPLERQVSDTLIDLVASFARDGRPVSPHAPAWPEFAPRTASTMVVGGPDVARLSTTFKERQLRYWDRAGWVPRT; translated from the coding sequence ATGACATCACGCACCAGTTCCGGCCTTCCCAGGCGTACGTTCGTGGTCACCGCCGCCGCTGCCGCGGCCGCCGCGGCGACCGCCGGCCCGGCCGTTCCCGCGGCGGCCGCGACCGCCGCGCACCGGGCCCCGCGTCCCCGTACCGGATCGGTGGTGGTCCGTACGACCGCGGGCCGTATCGCCGGTCAGCGACTCGACGACGTCACCGTCTTCCGCGGTGTCCCCTACGCGGCCCCGCCCGTGGGACCGCTGCGCTTCGCCTCCCCCCGGCCGCCCGAACCGTGGAACGGGATACGGGACGCCACCGCCTTCGGCGCGCCCGCGTTGCAGACCGACTACCTGCCGGACAGCAGCGAGGACTGCCTGTACGCCAACGTCTGGACGCCGGGCACCACGGGCCGCCGCCCAGTGGTGGTCTACATCCACGGCGGCGGCTGGTTCCTCGGGGCGGGCAGCGAGCCCGACTACGACGGCGCCAAGCCCGCCGTGCGCGGGGACATGGTCGTCATCAACTTCAACTACCGCCTTGGGCTGTTGGGTTGGGGCCTTCACGAGGAGTTCACCGACCGGCGGACCTCGTCCTTCGCCAACTGGGGCCTCCAGGACCAGGCGGCGCTGCTGCGGTGGGTCCAGGCGAACGCGGCTGCCTTCGGCGGCGATCCGGGCAACATCACGCTGGCCGGGACCTCGGCCGGCGGCTCCAGCACCTGGCAGCTCAGCCTGCTGCCGCAGCTCCGCGGGGTGATCAGGCGCGCGGTGCCCATCAGCGTCAAGCACGTCTGGAATCCCGCGAGTTCGACCACCCCCCAGGAGTCCCGCGAGGTCTACGCGCTGCTCGCTTCCCGGCTCGGCACCACGGTCGCCGGACTGCGCGGCGTATCGGGCCTGGAGTTGAAGGCCGCCTGGGAGACGCTGTACTCCGGCGACCCGTCCGAGCGGCCGGTGACCGGCTGGCGCGAGTACCGGGGGCCGGTGCCCGACGGGCAGTGGATGCGCGGGTACGACCATGAGCTGCCCACCCCACGGATACCGATCATGCCGGTGTACGCCCGTACCGAGGGCTCGTTCTTCACCGGCGGGCCCGGCTACCCCTACCCGGGTCCGCTGCCCACCGACGACGCCGAGCTGCGCGAGGCCGTCTTCATGGTGCTGCGCAAGGGCGGCGCCCGGGTCGGCCTGCGCGACGCCGACCAGGCCATCGCCTTCTACCGCAAGGCCACCGTGGCCGACGGGCTGCCGCAGGACCCGATGTCGCTCTGGACGGAGATCTGGGGCGACGGGCTCTTCCGCTACCAGATCATCCGGCTCGCCGAGCGGCACGCCCGCCAGGGCCGGTCGCCGCAGTACCTGATGGAGTTCGCCCAGCCGGTGCGGGCCCCCTACTCCGGCACTCCCCACGAGGCGACGTCGAAGTTCCTGTTCGGCTCGCACGCGCTGCCCGTCAACGAGCCCGCGTACGGCGACGGCCCGCTGGAGCGCCAGGTCTCCGACACCCTGATCGACCTGGTCGCCTCCTTCGCCCGCGACGGCAGGCCGGTCTCCCCGCACGCCCCCGCGTGGCCGGAGTTCGCGCCCCGCACCGCCAGCACGATGGTGGTCGGCGGCCCGGACGTCGCCCGCCTCTCCACCACCTTCAAGGAACGCCAGCTCCGCTACTGGGACCGGGCCGGCTGGGTGCCCCGTACCTGA
- a CDS encoding DsbA family protein has product MTSDDPALVNTERTEGDAPVLTVWSDIGCPWAALALHTLRAASERLELPVLVDHRAFPLELFNREPTPKFIVDVELAAIAARRPEVGWRRWSAPEWTYPSSILPALEAVQAAKSPAVGGLRASDELDTALRHAFYRQSRSIGVHAVILELAEACEHVDAEALAKALRAGEGRAEVYGQWDIAQGPQVQGSPHLFAPGGYAVHNPGVRCRWTDAPENGGFPLFEAYEDGWAEELLRRLHG; this is encoded by the coding sequence ATGACGAGCGACGACCCGGCCCTGGTCAACACCGAGCGTACGGAGGGCGATGCGCCCGTCCTCACCGTCTGGTCGGACATCGGCTGCCCCTGGGCGGCGCTGGCCCTGCACACCCTGCGGGCCGCCTCCGAGCGGCTGGAGCTGCCGGTCCTGGTCGACCACCGGGCCTTCCCGCTGGAGCTGTTCAACCGGGAGCCCACCCCGAAGTTCATCGTGGACGTGGAGCTCGCGGCCATCGCCGCCCGCCGCCCCGAGGTGGGCTGGCGGCGCTGGTCGGCCCCGGAGTGGACCTATCCCTCCAGCATCCTGCCCGCCCTGGAGGCCGTACAGGCGGCGAAGTCCCCGGCCGTGGGCGGGCTGCGCGCCTCCGACGAGCTGGACACCGCGCTGCGCCACGCCTTCTACCGCCAGAGCCGGTCGATCGGCGTGCACGCGGTGATCCTGGAGCTCGCGGAGGCGTGCGAGCACGTGGACGCGGAGGCGCTGGCGAAGGCGCTGCGCGCGGGGGAGGGCCGGGCGGAGGTGTACGGCCAGTGGGACATCGCCCAGGGACCCCAGGTGCAGGGCAGCCCGCACCTGTTCGCGCCGGGCGGGTACGCGGTGCACAACCCGGGGGTGCGGTGCCGCTGGACGGACGCGCCGGAGAACGGCGGCTTCCCGCTCTTCGAGGCGTACGAGGACGGGTGGGCGGAGGAGCTGCTGCGGCGGCTGCACGGCTGA
- a CDS encoding 3-deoxy-7-phosphoheptulonate synthase — translation MDNVVSEIRLRPALQQPDWPDAEHLEDVRRTLSGRRALVRYEDAQALRQILAQVARGEAQVVQAGDCAEDPMECSAGYVARKAAVLDLLAGAMKMASHKPIVRIGRIAGQFAKPRSNPLERIGGVELPVYRGHMVNSPEPAPKGRVPDPARLLTGYDAAGEMMGHLGWLATPRERTRSIDPPVWTSHEALLLDYELPMLRRDESGALWLASTHLPWIGERTRALDGAHVELFAAIANPVACKVGPSMAVADLLALCERLDPSREAGRLTLISRMGADTVGERLPALVAAVRAAGHPVSWLCDPMHGNTVTTGEGLKTRYLEHVEREVRGFLTAVRSADGTPGGIHLETTPDDVTECVRNETRAHQVGEKYTSFCDPRLTASQAVSVIAAWRD, via the coding sequence GTGGACAACGTCGTGTCCGAGATCCGGCTCAGGCCCGCACTCCAGCAGCCTGACTGGCCCGATGCCGAACACCTTGAGGACGTGCGCAGAACGCTGTCCGGCCGCCGGGCCCTCGTCCGGTACGAGGACGCCCAGGCCCTCCGGCAGATCCTCGCGCAGGTGGCCCGCGGCGAGGCGCAGGTGGTCCAGGCGGGCGACTGCGCCGAGGACCCCATGGAGTGCAGCGCCGGGTACGTGGCCCGCAAGGCGGCCGTACTCGACCTGCTCGCCGGGGCCATGAAGATGGCCTCGCACAAACCGATCGTGCGGATCGGCCGGATCGCCGGCCAGTTCGCGAAGCCGCGTTCCAACCCGCTGGAGCGGATCGGCGGAGTCGAACTCCCGGTCTACCGGGGCCATATGGTCAACAGCCCCGAACCGGCCCCCAAGGGCCGCGTGCCCGACCCGGCCCGGCTGCTCACCGGCTACGACGCGGCGGGCGAGATGATGGGGCACCTCGGCTGGCTCGCCACCCCCCGCGAGCGCACCCGGTCCATCGACCCGCCGGTGTGGACGAGCCACGAGGCGCTGCTCCTCGACTACGAGCTGCCGATGCTCCGCCGCGACGAGTCGGGCGCCTTATGGCTCGCCTCCACCCACCTGCCGTGGATCGGCGAGCGCACCCGCGCGCTGGACGGCGCCCATGTGGAGCTGTTCGCCGCCATCGCCAACCCCGTGGCCTGCAAGGTCGGCCCGTCCATGGCCGTCGCGGACCTGCTCGCCCTGTGCGAGCGCCTGGACCCCTCCCGCGAGGCCGGGCGGCTCACCCTGATCTCCCGGATGGGCGCGGACACCGTGGGCGAGCGGCTGCCCGCCCTGGTCGCGGCGGTCCGGGCCGCCGGGCACCCGGTGAGCTGGCTCTGCGACCCGATGCACGGCAACACCGTGACCACCGGCGAAGGGCTGAAGACCCGCTACCTGGAGCACGTGGAGCGGGAGGTGCGCGGCTTCCTCACCGCCGTCCGCTCGGCCGACGGCACCCCCGGAGGCATCCACCTGGAGACCACCCCCGACGACGTGACCGAGTGCGTGCGCAACGAGACCCGGGCGCACCAGGTCGGCGAGAAGTACACGAGCTTCTGCGACCCCCGGCTCACCGCCTCCCAGGCGGTGTCGGTCATCGCCGCCTGGCGCGACTGA
- the pcaB gene encoding 3-carboxy-cis,cis-muconate cycloisomerase, which yields MDSGILSPVRVGTPGEAVTGDEAWLQAMLDAEAALTRAQAGIGTVPKEAAETVTRVARAEALDLRALALASRETANPVVSLVAALTRAVAEVSPEAAEYVHRGSTSQDILDTGAMLVAARTLELIAADLEAAAASLAGLAREHRDTVMPGRTLALQAVPTTFGLKAAGWRRLLLDAHRRITAVLDGGLPVSLGGAAGTLAGYLEYALVDGDERAEDVDGYLGLLLDGFAAETGLARPPLPWHTLRTPVADLGAALAFTTGALGKIAIDVQSLARTEVAEVAEPSVAGRGASSAMPHKRNPVLATLIRSAALQVPLLAAGLTQCLVSEDERSAGVWHAEWSPLRECLRLTAGAAHTAVELCAGLEVHPDRMRDNLALTGDQVVTERIAAHLAPHLGRTAAKRLLGEVADEVRTGGRSLAQVLAAHPEATALPAGAELDRLCDPAHYTGAAGTLVDREVGQEGEPPRR from the coding sequence ATCGACTCCGGGATCCTGTCGCCCGTCCGCGTCGGCACGCCCGGTGAGGCCGTGACCGGCGACGAGGCCTGGCTCCAGGCCATGCTGGACGCCGAGGCGGCGCTGACCCGGGCCCAGGCCGGGATCGGTACCGTGCCGAAGGAGGCCGCCGAGACCGTCACGCGGGTGGCGCGGGCCGAGGCCCTGGATCTGCGGGCCCTCGCGCTCGCCTCCAGGGAGACCGCCAACCCCGTGGTCTCCCTGGTCGCGGCGCTGACCCGGGCCGTCGCGGAGGTCTCGCCGGAGGCCGCCGAGTATGTGCACCGGGGCTCCACCAGCCAGGACATCCTGGACACCGGGGCCATGCTGGTCGCCGCCCGGACCCTGGAGCTGATCGCGGCGGACCTGGAGGCGGCCGCCGCGTCCCTGGCCGGCCTGGCGCGGGAGCACCGGGACACCGTGATGCCCGGGCGGACCCTCGCCCTCCAGGCCGTGCCGACCACCTTCGGGCTCAAGGCGGCCGGGTGGCGGCGGCTGCTGCTGGACGCCCACCGGCGGATCACCGCGGTCCTCGACGGCGGGCTGCCCGTCTCGCTCGGCGGGGCGGCCGGGACGCTCGCCGGGTACCTGGAGTACGCCCTCGTCGACGGCGACGAACGGGCCGAGGACGTCGACGGCTACCTCGGCCTGCTGCTGGACGGGTTCGCCGCCGAGACCGGGCTCGCCAGGCCCCCGCTGCCCTGGCACACCCTGCGCACGCCCGTCGCCGACCTCGGCGCCGCCCTCGCCTTCACCACCGGCGCCCTCGGCAAGATCGCGATCGACGTGCAGTCGCTGGCCCGCACCGAGGTCGCCGAGGTCGCCGAGCCGTCCGTGGCCGGGCGCGGCGCCTCCTCCGCCATGCCGCACAAGCGCAACCCGGTCCTCGCCACCCTGATCCGCAGCGCCGCCCTCCAAGTGCCGCTGCTGGCAGCAGGGTTGACCCAGTGCCTGGTGTCGGAGGACGAGCGTTCGGCGGGGGTCTGGCACGCCGAGTGGTCTCCGTTGCGGGAGTGCCTGCGGCTCACCGCCGGGGCCGCGCACACGGCGGTGGAGCTGTGCGCGGGGCTGGAGGTGCACCCGGACCGGATGCGGGACAACCTGGCGCTCACCGGCGACCAGGTGGTGACCGAGCGGATCGCCGCGCATCTGGCCCCGCACCTGGGCCGTACGGCGGCCAAGCGGCTGCTCGGTGAGGTGGCCGACGAGGTACGGACCGGCGGGCGTTCGCTGGCGCAGGTGCTGGCGGCCCACCCCGAGGCCACCGCGCTGCCGGCCGGTGCGGAGCTGGACCGGCTCTGCGACCCGGCGCACTACACGGGTGCGGCGGGCACCCTGGTCGACCGCGAGGTGGGGCAGGAAGGAGAACCCCCTCGCCGCTGA
- a CDS encoding isochorismatase family protein, protein MAGIAPIPPYPLPDRGDLPDNTARWSIDPDRAVLLFHDMQRYFLQPLAPELRDPLLVNASRLRAFAVAAGMPVAYTAQPGSMTPEQRGLLKDFWGPGMRAEPADREVVDELAPAPEDWLLTKWRYSAFFRTDLLERMRAAGRDQLVISGVYGHVGVLMTAVESFTHDIETFLVADAVADFSPERHRMTVEYAAHRCAVVLTTKEAVG, encoded by the coding sequence ATGGCCGGCATCGCCCCCATCCCGCCGTACCCGCTCCCGGACCGCGGCGACCTTCCCGACAACACCGCCCGCTGGAGCATCGACCCCGACCGGGCCGTCCTGCTCTTCCACGACATGCAGCGCTACTTCCTCCAGCCGCTGGCGCCCGAGCTGCGCGATCCGCTGCTGGTGAACGCGTCCCGGCTGCGGGCCTTCGCCGTCGCGGCCGGGATGCCGGTGGCGTACACCGCCCAGCCCGGCTCCATGACGCCCGAACAGCGCGGCCTGCTCAAGGACTTCTGGGGTCCGGGCATGCGCGCCGAGCCGGCCGACCGCGAGGTGGTCGACGAACTGGCCCCCGCACCGGAGGACTGGCTGCTGACCAAGTGGCGCTACAGCGCCTTCTTCCGCACCGACCTGCTGGAGCGGATGCGCGCGGCCGGCCGGGACCAGCTCGTGATCAGCGGGGTCTACGGGCATGTCGGGGTGCTGATGACCGCCGTCGAGTCCTTCACCCACGACATCGAGACCTTCCTGGTCGCCGACGCCGTCGCCGACTTCTCGCCGGAGCGGCACCGGATGACCGTGGAGTACGCCGCGCACCGCTGCGCCGTGGTGCTCACGACCAAGGAGGCGGTGGGCTGA
- a CDS encoding 2,3-dihydro-2,3-dihydroxybenzoate dehydrogenase: MEEQTALVTGAAGGIGAAVVRLLAEQGTAVAAVDRDAGRLAEEVDKLRAESLPVTAFPVDVSDSAAVDAVVADVEERLGPVHQLVNAAGVLRLGPVSEITDQDWRAMLDVNITGVLNVSRAVVNRMIPRERGAIVTVTSNAAVTPRAGMAAYAASKAAATLLIKSLGLEVARYGIRCNTVAPGSTDTPMLRSMWHDRAAEQHTLDGSPAAYRVGIPLRRIGRPTDVAEAVAFLLSDRAAQITLHDLTVDGGASLGA, translated from the coding sequence GTGGAAGAGCAGACAGCACTGGTCACCGGGGCCGCCGGCGGCATCGGCGCGGCCGTGGTCCGGCTGCTCGCCGAGCAGGGCACGGCCGTGGCCGCGGTCGACCGCGACGCCGGCCGGCTCGCCGAGGAGGTCGACAAGCTCCGGGCGGAGTCCCTGCCCGTGACGGCCTTCCCGGTCGACGTGTCCGACAGCGCGGCGGTGGACGCCGTGGTGGCGGACGTGGAGGAGCGGCTGGGGCCGGTGCACCAGCTGGTCAACGCCGCCGGGGTGCTGCGGCTGGGGCCGGTCAGCGAGATCACCGACCAGGACTGGCGGGCCATGCTGGACGTCAACATCACCGGTGTCCTGAACGTGTCCCGCGCGGTCGTGAACCGGATGATCCCGCGCGAGCGGGGCGCCATCGTCACCGTCACCTCCAACGCGGCCGTCACCCCCCGGGCGGGGATGGCCGCCTACGCCGCCTCCAAGGCCGCCGCGACCCTCCTCATCAAGTCGCTCGGCCTGGAGGTGGCCCGGTACGGCATCCGCTGCAACACCGTGGCCCCCGGCTCCACCGACACCCCGATGCTCCGGTCGATGTGGCACGACCGGGCGGCCGAGCAGCACACCCTCGACGGCTCCCCGGCGGCGTACCGCGTCGGCATCCCGCTGCGCCGGATCGGCCGGCCCACCGATGTGGCGGAGGCGGTGGCGTTCCTGCTCTCCGACCGGGCCGCCCAGATCACCCTGCACGACCTGACCGTGGACGGCGGCGCCTCGCTGGGGGCCTGA
- the asnB gene encoding asparagine synthase (glutamine-hydrolyzing), whose amino-acid sequence MCGLAGWIGYDRDLTRLGATAQAMTATMACRGPDDEGVWTDPHVALGHCRLSVIDLEGGRQPMHVTAPDDGLPTVVYTGEVYNFLELKEELSGLGHEFRTSSDTEVVLHAYLQWGEDFARRLNGMYALAIWDPRTEELLLVRDRMGVKPLFYYPTRDGVLFGSEAKAILAHPEAEAVVDREGLAEIFAIINTPGHAVFKGMHEVVPGTVVRFTKDGHTARAYWELTARPHGDDLDTTIAQVRELLDDIVRRQLIADVPVGTLLSGGLDSSALTALAAKAFRDQGRSERVKAFSIDFKGNDEAFAGNGIWQDPDTPYAVEVAEHCGAEHIIVELENADVLDKSIRARVLRCQDLPISTGDMEHSLLHLCTALKRQVTVALSGETADELFGGYNWFFDKEAVEGDTFPWYDAWRRLGGLDTMKEIGLWDRLGLEEYVKTRYAEALAEVPRLEGESGREERMRELVYLNISRWENFLLDRKDRISMAASLEVRVPFTDHRLVEYVFNVPWEMKNFDGREKSLLRAAVADVLPESVLTRKKSPYPSTQDLEYVRALRDQVAALLHEGSPVLELVPAAGIQRLLDKPLESYAGLGGLWGTRAVMERLVEFNTWVTEYGVRVEA is encoded by the coding sequence ATGTGTGGACTCGCAGGCTGGATCGGCTACGACCGCGATCTGACCCGACTGGGCGCCACCGCCCAGGCCATGACCGCCACGATGGCCTGCCGGGGCCCGGACGACGAAGGGGTGTGGACCGACCCGCATGTGGCGCTCGGCCACTGCCGGCTCTCGGTCATCGACCTGGAGGGCGGCCGGCAGCCGATGCACGTCACCGCGCCCGACGACGGGCTCCCGACCGTCGTCTACACCGGTGAGGTATACAACTTCCTGGAGCTGAAGGAGGAGTTGAGCGGGCTCGGCCATGAGTTCCGCACCTCCAGCGACACCGAGGTGGTGCTCCACGCCTACCTCCAGTGGGGCGAGGACTTCGCCCGGCGGCTCAACGGGATGTACGCGCTGGCCATCTGGGACCCGCGCACCGAGGAACTCCTGCTGGTCCGGGACCGGATGGGCGTCAAGCCGCTCTTCTACTACCCGACCCGCGACGGGGTCCTCTTCGGCTCCGAGGCGAAGGCGATCCTGGCCCACCCGGAGGCCGAGGCTGTCGTGGACCGCGAGGGCCTGGCGGAGATCTTCGCCATCATCAACACCCCCGGGCACGCGGTCTTCAAGGGCATGCACGAGGTGGTCCCCGGCACGGTCGTCCGCTTCACCAAGGACGGCCACACCGCCCGCGCCTACTGGGAGCTGACGGCCCGGCCGCACGGCGACGACCTCGACACCACCATCGCCCAGGTCCGTGAACTCCTCGACGACATCGTGCGGCGCCAGCTCATCGCGGACGTCCCCGTGGGCACCCTGCTCTCCGGCGGACTGGACTCCAGCGCGCTGACCGCACTGGCCGCCAAGGCCTTCCGGGACCAGGGGCGCTCCGAGCGCGTCAAGGCGTTCTCGATCGACTTCAAGGGCAACGACGAGGCCTTCGCCGGCAACGGGATCTGGCAGGACCCCGACACCCCGTACGCCGTCGAGGTCGCCGAGCACTGCGGCGCCGAGCACATCATCGTGGAGCTGGAGAACGCCGACGTCCTGGACAAGTCCATCCGCGCCCGCGTTCTGCGCTGCCAGGACCTCCCCATCTCCACCGGCGACATGGAGCACTCGCTGCTCCACCTGTGCACCGCGCTGAAGCGGCAGGTGACCGTGGCCCTGTCCGGGGAGACCGCCGACGAACTGTTCGGCGGCTACAACTGGTTCTTCGACAAGGAGGCCGTCGAAGGGGACACGTTCCCCTGGTACGACGCCTGGCGACGGCTCGGCGGGCTGGACACCATGAAGGAGATCGGGCTGTGGGACCGGCTCGGTCTGGAGGAGTACGTCAAGACGCGGTACGCCGAGGCGCTGGCGGAGGTGCCCCGGCTGGAGGGCGAGTCCGGCCGTGAGGAGCGCATGCGCGAGCTGGTCTACCTCAACATCTCCCGCTGGGAGAACTTCCTGCTGGACCGGAAGGACCGGATCAGCATGGCGGCCAGCCTGGAGGTCCGGGTCCCGTTCACCGACCACCGGCTCGTCGAGTACGTCTTCAACGTTCCGTGGGAGATGAAGAACTTCGACGGGCGCGAGAAGAGCCTGCTGCGCGCGGCCGTCGCCGACGTGCTCCCGGAGTCGGTGCTGACCCGCAAGAAGAGCCCCTACCCCTCCACCCAGGACCTGGAGTACGTCCGGGCCCTGCGCGACCAGGTCGCCGCCCTGCTCCACGAGGGCTCACCGGTGCTGGAGCTGGTCCCGGCCGCGGGCATCCAGCGGCTGCTGGACAAGCCGCTGGAGTCGTACGCCGGTCTCGGCGGGCTCTGGGGGACGCGCGCGGTGATGGAGCGGCTGGTCGAGTTCAACACCTGGGTCACCGAGTACGGGGTCCGGGTCGAGGCGTGA
- a CDS encoding anthranilate synthase family protein, whose protein sequence is MTDLLGQVLAPHPPPFALLYRPESTGEGTLDVLVGDVHAYETLADIPLPSDPGGSGRERHDALVLVPYRQIAERGFIGTEDGSPLLAMTVTGQETRTVAEALRRIPDLPIALTDGGFDTDDETYAETVRQVVTEEIGTGKGANFVIKRSYSADITDYTPGAALTFFRRLLERESGAYWTFVVHTGERTFVGATPERHVSLTGGLAVMNPISGTYRYAPGGPSLPAMMEFLADRKEIDELYMVVDEELKMMSRICPDGGRVIGPFLKEMARLAHTEYFIEGHSDRDPRDILRETMFAPTVTGSPLESACRVISQYEPEGRGYYSGVVALLGRDQDGGHALDSSILIRTADIDATGRLRIGVGATLVRHSDPMSEAAETRAKAAGLLAALETGGQVRLSANPEVRAALAERNSSLADFWLAHAGDRHAPDPYLAGRRVLVVDAEDTFTSMIAQQLGAVGLSVTVRRFDEPYDPADHDLTVMGPGPGDPRDLTDPKITHLDATVGKLLETRTPFLAVCLSHQVLSRRLGLPLIRREVPNQGVQREIDLFGRRERVGFYNTFAAVSEEDKTDCPGVGPVEVSRDPGSGEVHGLRGPWFASTQFHAESVLTRDGVHITRNLLTELLRRTEGAAR, encoded by the coding sequence ATGACCGATCTGCTCGGGCAGGTGCTGGCCCCCCACCCGCCGCCCTTCGCTCTGCTGTACCGCCCGGAGTCCACCGGCGAGGGCACCCTCGACGTGCTGGTCGGGGACGTGCACGCGTACGAGACCCTGGCGGACATCCCGCTCCCCTCGGACCCCGGTGGCTCCGGCCGGGAGCGCCACGACGCGCTCGTCCTCGTCCCGTACCGGCAGATCGCCGAGCGCGGCTTCATCGGCACCGAGGACGGCTCGCCGCTCCTGGCGATGACCGTCACCGGCCAGGAGACCCGGACGGTCGCCGAGGCGCTGCGCCGCATCCCGGACCTCCCGATCGCGCTCACCGACGGCGGCTTCGACACCGACGACGAGACGTACGCCGAGACCGTACGCCAGGTCGTCACCGAGGAGATCGGCACCGGCAAGGGCGCCAACTTCGTCATCAAGCGCTCCTACTCGGCGGACATCACCGACTACACCCCCGGCGCCGCGCTGACCTTCTTCCGGCGGCTGCTGGAGCGGGAGTCCGGCGCGTACTGGACGTTCGTCGTCCACACCGGCGAGCGCACCTTCGTCGGCGCCACCCCCGAGCGCCATGTCAGCCTCACCGGCGGCCTCGCCGTGATGAACCCCATCAGCGGTACGTACCGGTACGCGCCCGGCGGCCCGAGCCTGCCCGCGATGATGGAGTTCCTCGCGGACCGCAAGGAGATCGACGAGCTGTACATGGTCGTCGACGAGGAACTGAAGATGATGTCCCGGATCTGCCCGGACGGCGGCCGGGTCATCGGGCCGTTCCTCAAGGAGATGGCCCGCCTCGCCCACACCGAGTACTTCATCGAGGGGCACAGCGACCGCGACCCGCGCGACATCCTGCGCGAGACGATGTTCGCGCCGACCGTGACCGGCAGCCCGCTGGAGAGCGCCTGCCGCGTCATCAGCCAGTACGAGCCCGAGGGCCGCGGCTACTACAGCGGGGTGGTGGCCCTGCTGGGCCGCGACCAGGACGGCGGCCACGCGCTGGACTCCTCGATCCTGATCCGTACCGCCGACATCGATGCCACCGGCCGGCTGCGGATCGGCGTCGGCGCCACCCTCGTACGCCACTCCGACCCGATGTCCGAGGCGGCCGAGACCCGCGCCAAGGCGGCCGGTCTGCTCGCGGCGCTGGAGACCGGCGGTCAGGTCCGGCTCTCCGCCAACCCGGAGGTGCGGGCGGCGCTCGCCGAACGCAACTCCTCGCTGGCCGACTTCTGGCTCGCCCACGCGGGCGACCGGCACGCCCCTGACCCGTACCTCGCCGGGCGGCGGGTGCTGGTGGTCGACGCCGAGGACACGTTCACGTCGATGATCGCCCAGCAACTCGGCGCGGTGGGACTGTCGGTGACGGTGCGTCGGTTCGACGAGCCGTACGATCCGGCCGACCACGACCTCACGGTGATGGGCCCGGGCCCGGGCGACCCGCGGGACCTCACCGACCCGAAGATCACCCATCTCGACGCGACCGTGGGGAAGTTGCTGGAGACCCGTACGCCGTTCCTCGCCGTCTGCCTCAGCCACCAGGTGCTGAGCCGCCGGCTGGGGCTGCCGCTGATCCGCCGGGAGGTGCCCAACCAGGGCGTCCAGCGGGAGATCGACCTCTTCGGCCGGCGGGAACGGGTGGGCTTCTACAACACCTTCGCCGCGGTGTCGGAGGAGGACAAGACCGACTGCCCGGGCGTCGGCCCCGTCGAGGTCAGCCGCGACCCCGGGTCCGGCGAGGTGCACGGGCTGCGGGGGCCCTGGTTCGCCTCCACCCAGTTCCACGCCGAGTCGGTGCTCACCCGCGACGGGGTACACATCACCCGCAACCTGCTGACCGAACTGCTGCGGCGCACCGAAGGAGCGGCCCGATGA